One region of Lathamus discolor isolate bLatDis1 chromosome 2, bLatDis1.hap1, whole genome shotgun sequence genomic DNA includes:
- the NT5C3A gene encoding cytosolic 5'-nucleotidase 3A isoform X4: protein MDRTAVAKMGAVASASVCVLVGGVVLAQYIFTMKKKTACMQALRLWTLLATYAVAVGQNQGQKNQECPKLNTQMPEFQKKTVHIKDPGRVEEIICGLIKGGAAKLQIITDFDMTLSRFSYNGKRCPTCHNIIDNSKLITEECRKKLLQLKETYYAIEIDPALTIEEKYPYMVEWYNKSHALLIEQGLQKDKFAEVVRESDVMLKEGYENFFDKLSEHNIPVFIFSAGIGDILEEVIHQAGVYHPNVKVVSNFMDFDENGVLKGFKGELIHVYNKHDGALKNTEYFKQLKDNSNIILLGDSQGDLSMADGVANVEHILKIGYLNDKVDELLEKYMDSYDIVLVKDESLEVANSILQKIL from the exons caGCCTGCATGCAAGCCCTGCGTCTCTGGACTCTGCTTGCCACCTATGCTGTTGCAGTAGGACAAAATCAAGGACAGAAGAATCAGGAGTGCCCTAAGCTCAACACACAG ATGCCAGAGTTTCAGAAGAAGACTGTCCATATTAAGGACCCGGGGAGAGTAGAGGAGATTATCTGTGGCCTCATCAAAGGTGGAGCTGCCAAACTTCAG ATTATTACAGATTTTGATATGACATTAAGTAGATTTTCCTACAATGGAAAAAGATGTCCAACTTGCCATA ACATCATTGATAACTCTAAGCTCATCACAGAAGAATGTCGGAAAAAG ttattgcagctgaaagaaacCTATTACGCCATTGAAATTGATCCAGCTCTCACTATTGAAGAAAAATACCCGTATATGGTAGAATG GTACAATAAATCTCATGCACTTCTCATTGAACAAGGCTTACAAAAGGATAAGTTTGCAGAAGTTGTGAGGGAATCTGATGTTATGCTGAA AGAAGGATACGAGAACTTCTTTGATAAGCTCAGTGAACATAATATTCCTGTGTTCATATTTTCTGCTGGGATTGGGGACATTCTTGAGGAAGTTATCCACCAGGCTGGGGTCTACCATCCTAATGTCAAAGTGGTTTCCAATTTCATGGATTTTGATGAAAAT gggGTATTAAAAGGATTTAAAGGAGAATTGATTCATGTTTACAACAAACATGATGGTGCCTTGAAGAATACAGAGTACTTCAAACAACTGAAAGACAACAGTAACATCATACTGCTGGGCGATTCTCAAGGAGACTTGAGTATGGCAGATGGAGTAGCAAACGTTGAACACATCCTTAAGATTGGCTATCTCAACGATAAA GTAGATGAGCTTTTGGAAAAATATATGGACTCTTACGATATTGTCTTGGTGAAAGATGAATCCCTGGAAGTTGCCAACTCCATCCTACAGAAAATCCTGTAA
- the NT5C3A gene encoding cytosolic 5'-nucleotidase 3A isoform X2, giving the protein MQALRLWTLLATYAVAVGQNQGQKNQECPKLNTQMPEFQKKTVHIKDPGRVEEIICGLIKGGAAKLQIITDFDMTLSRFSYNGKRCPTCHNIIDNSKLITEECRKKLLQLKETYYAIEIDPALTIEEKYPYMVEWYNKSHALLIEQGLQKDKFAEVVRESDVMLKEGYENFFDKLSEHNIPVFIFSAGIGDILEEVIHQAGVYHPNVKVVSNFMDFDENGVLKGFKGELIHVYNKHDGALKNTEYFKQLKDNSNIILLGDSQGDLSMADGVANVEHILKIGYLNDKVDELLEKYMDSYDIVLVKDESLEVANSILQKIL; this is encoded by the exons ATGCAAGCCCTGCGTCTCTGGACTCTGCTTGCCACCTATGCTGTTGCAGTAGGACAAAATCAAGGACAGAAGAATCAGGAGTGCCCTAAGCTCAACACACAG ATGCCAGAGTTTCAGAAGAAGACTGTCCATATTAAGGACCCGGGGAGAGTAGAGGAGATTATCTGTGGCCTCATCAAAGGTGGAGCTGCCAAACTTCAG ATTATTACAGATTTTGATATGACATTAAGTAGATTTTCCTACAATGGAAAAAGATGTCCAACTTGCCATA ACATCATTGATAACTCTAAGCTCATCACAGAAGAATGTCGGAAAAAG ttattgcagctgaaagaaacCTATTACGCCATTGAAATTGATCCAGCTCTCACTATTGAAGAAAAATACCCGTATATGGTAGAATG GTACAATAAATCTCATGCACTTCTCATTGAACAAGGCTTACAAAAGGATAAGTTTGCAGAAGTTGTGAGGGAATCTGATGTTATGCTGAA AGAAGGATACGAGAACTTCTTTGATAAGCTCAGTGAACATAATATTCCTGTGTTCATATTTTCTGCTGGGATTGGGGACATTCTTGAGGAAGTTATCCACCAGGCTGGGGTCTACCATCCTAATGTCAAAGTGGTTTCCAATTTCATGGATTTTGATGAAAAT gggGTATTAAAAGGATTTAAAGGAGAATTGATTCATGTTTACAACAAACATGATGGTGCCTTGAAGAATACAGAGTACTTCAAACAACTGAAAGACAACAGTAACATCATACTGCTGGGCGATTCTCAAGGAGACTTGAGTATGGCAGATGGAGTAGCAAACGTTGAACACATCCTTAAGATTGGCTATCTCAACGATAAA GTAGATGAGCTTTTGGAAAAATATATGGACTCTTACGATATTGTCTTGGTGAAAGATGAATCCCTGGAAGTTGCCAACTCCATCCTACAGAAAATCCTGTAA
- the NT5C3A gene encoding cytosolic 5'-nucleotidase 3A isoform X3: MPEFQKKTVHIKDPGRVEEIICGLIKGGAAKLQIITDFDMTLSRFSYNGKRCPTCHNIIDNSKLITEECRKKLLQLKETYYAIEIDPALTIEEKYPYMVEWYNKSHALLIEQGLQKDKFAEVVRESDVMLKEGYENFFDKLSEHNIPVFIFSAGIGDILEEVIHQAGVYHPNVKVVSNFMDFDENGVLKGFKGELIHVYNKHDGALKNTEYFKQLKDNSNIILLGDSQGDLSMADGVANVEHILKIGYLNDKVDELLEKYMDSYDIVLVKDESLEVANSILQKIL; the protein is encoded by the exons ATGCCAGAGTTTCAGAAGAAGACTGTCCATATTAAGGACCCGGGGAGAGTAGAGGAGATTATCTGTGGCCTCATCAAAGGTGGAGCTGCCAAACTTCAG ATTATTACAGATTTTGATATGACATTAAGTAGATTTTCCTACAATGGAAAAAGATGTCCAACTTGCCATA ACATCATTGATAACTCTAAGCTCATCACAGAAGAATGTCGGAAAAAG ttattgcagctgaaagaaacCTATTACGCCATTGAAATTGATCCAGCTCTCACTATTGAAGAAAAATACCCGTATATGGTAGAATG GTACAATAAATCTCATGCACTTCTCATTGAACAAGGCTTACAAAAGGATAAGTTTGCAGAAGTTGTGAGGGAATCTGATGTTATGCTGAA AGAAGGATACGAGAACTTCTTTGATAAGCTCAGTGAACATAATATTCCTGTGTTCATATTTTCTGCTGGGATTGGGGACATTCTTGAGGAAGTTATCCACCAGGCTGGGGTCTACCATCCTAATGTCAAAGTGGTTTCCAATTTCATGGATTTTGATGAAAAT gggGTATTAAAAGGATTTAAAGGAGAATTGATTCATGTTTACAACAAACATGATGGTGCCTTGAAGAATACAGAGTACTTCAAACAACTGAAAGACAACAGTAACATCATACTGCTGGGCGATTCTCAAGGAGACTTGAGTATGGCAGATGGAGTAGCAAACGTTGAACACATCCTTAAGATTGGCTATCTCAACGATAAA GTAGATGAGCTTTTGGAAAAATATATGGACTCTTACGATATTGTCTTGGTGAAAGATGAATCCCTGGAAGTTGCCAACTCCATCCTACAGAAAATCCTGTAA